A region of uncultured Draconibacterium sp. DNA encodes the following proteins:
- a CDS encoding family 43 glycosylhydrolase: MKYKIPFTVIILLNTLAVIAQPEMYYGDTSRAGKPFSKDPHVIRFDGRYLMYTSAPPSEGGDDGMQGWEIGIAESTDLVNWEKIASVPPSGELEAKGICAPCALVVNDTVHIFYQTYGNWRNDAICHAWSTDGIHFTRNTTNPIFHPTGEWTSGRAIDAEVYSFNNQYYLYFATRDPDMQVQMMGVAVSPLDGGFKRESWTQKCDKPILAPEFPWEGMCTEGASVIQKGEWLYMFYAGAYNNKPQQVGVAKSRDGLKWEKLSNKPFLTNGDPGTWNSSESGHPHIFEDSDGRTYLFFQGNNDQGNTWYISKTEVGWNESGPYLK, encoded by the coding sequence ATGAAATACAAAATTCCGTTTACAGTAATTATTCTCTTGAATACGCTGGCTGTTATAGCACAGCCTGAAATGTATTATGGAGACACTTCCCGTGCGGGAAAACCCTTTTCGAAAGATCCACATGTGATCCGTTTCGATGGAAGGTATTTAATGTACACAAGTGCTCCGCCTTCAGAAGGCGGAGATGATGGGATGCAGGGCTGGGAAATAGGAATTGCTGAAAGTACAGACCTTGTTAACTGGGAAAAAATTGCCAGTGTGCCACCATCAGGAGAATTGGAGGCAAAAGGAATATGCGCACCATGTGCACTGGTAGTAAACGATACCGTTCATATTTTCTACCAAACTTACGGCAACTGGAGAAATGATGCAATTTGTCATGCCTGGTCTACCGACGGTATTCATTTTACACGAAATACAACAAATCCCATTTTCCATCCAACGGGAGAATGGACCAGTGGCCGTGCCATCGATGCTGAAGTTTATTCATTCAATAATCAATATTATCTCTATTTCGCCACGCGCGATCCCGATATGCAAGTACAGATGATGGGTGTGGCAGTTTCCCCTCTTGATGGTGGTTTCAAACGTGAAAGCTGGACCCAGAAGTGCGACAAACCAATACTGGCTCCGGAATTTCCGTGGGAAGGAATGTGTACAGAAGGTGCATCTGTAATTCAAAAAGGCGAATGGTTGTATATGTTTTATGCCGGAGCTTACAACAACAAACCTCAGCAGGTTGGAGTTGCAAAAAGTCGTGATGGGCTGAAGTGGGAAAAACTGTCGAATAAACCTTTCCTGACCAATGGTGATCCGGGAACCTGGAATTCAAGTGAATCGGGGCATCCGCATATTTTTGAAGATTCTGATGGCCGGACTTATCTGTTCTTTCAGGGAAATAATGACCAGGGAAATACCTGGTATATATCAAAAACGGAGGTCG